One stretch of Candidatus Cloacimonadota bacterium DNA includes these proteins:
- a CDS encoding glycosidase, producing the protein RLDRPNKVQIEDGPLTGNAIWFSESDDLLNWKPIKKLFSDRNHYWDELIGAGPPPIKTKKGWLCVYHGIAMHYQPIYQAGVFLLDLENPTKVIARGRFNILEPRELYETVGQVPNVIFPTGLIVEDYDGDGFAREDSEVKLYYGAADTVIGLAETNIKELITKCC; encoded by the coding sequence AGATTGGATCGTCCCAATAAAGTTCAAATAGAAGATGGACCTTTAACCGGAAATGCGATCTGGTTTTCGGAATCCGATGATCTTTTGAACTGGAAACCAATTAAAAAACTGTTTTCGGACAGAAACCATTATTGGGATGAATTGATCGGAGCAGGTCCTCCTCCAATCAAAACAAAGAAAGGCTGGCTTTGTGTTTATCATGGAATCGCGATGCATTATCAGCCAATCTATCAGGCAGGAGTTTTTCTGCTCGATCTGGAAAATCCAACAAAAGTGATTGCTCGCGGACGATTCAATATCCTCGAACCGAGAGAACTTTATGAAACTGTCGGTCAGGTTCCTAATGTTATCTTTCCAACCGGATTGATCGTTGAAGATTACGACGGCGATGGATTTGCCAGAGAAGACAGCGAAGTGAAGCTTTATTACGGAGCAGCAGATACGGTTATTGGTTTGGCGGAAACGAATATTAAGGAGTTAATAACAAAATGCTGCTAA